tttgaccttcaaccgtttgggctccattgaagtccactataaggagaaaaatcctggattgttttcatcaaaaaccttcatttcttttcaactaaaGAAAgtaagacatgaacatcttggatgacatgggggtgagtaaaatctcaagaaattttaatttgaaagtgaactaataatataatatctgCTAACTCTTTATTGTGATGGTCCCAAAAGATATTCTACTTGTTATATAAGTaattttgcaactacatgtcaacttattgtAACCCTAACCCTACTAGTCTAATAATTCTTGACTAACACTTTAATGAGAGTTTTTTGACACGTAGGTGTAACGTTACAGGAACCGTGGACTAACTGTATTGTTGCATCCCTAGTCAATATGTtaaagggaccatcaaaataaaatgaaactgaaattccaGTCTACAAAcaaatagatttatttattacacacaATTTAACTTACTTGTACAGCATCATGAGCACCAATCCAAGCACGTGAGGAAGAAGGCGGCAACAGACCCAGCAGAAACTCATTTTCCAGTTTATTATGCACAGATGCGAGATTCGCACCAAGACCTTGGCAGTTTCTCTaaagagaaagatttttttgttattgtcaatacaaaatctaatatttttaGCATAAAGCGTAAGTGACTTTTTGAActtcattttagtcattttcaaacAAAGTCTGATCGATTATTTGCTCAGTATCAgttttctgtattatttatttacaataaaaggGTTTActttacaaataataaatatcacCATTCACATGTTGTattaagtgtatttaaaaggGTAATTTCACTCAaacatgaaatttctgtcattaagtactctccctcatgttgttccacacccgtaagacattcattcatcttcagaacacaaattaagatatttttgataaaattcaagagttttttttatcctccattgaaagcaacaaaattaccacattcaaggtccagaaaggtagttagACTAAAATTGTTACTGTGCGTTCACACCGCCACCGGCGAGAGCGTCAACATTCGCCTTGGCCGCCCTGCCAACAACGCTGTACTGTTCGTTCAAACCGCCGCCGacgggagggtcaaagtaaatgacaagtcACGTCAACCAATCGGAAgcctctcaagcgaggacctctacattccaAATGGTTGCCGCCGAACCGCGTCATAGCTCGTTACCATAAAGTTGACTTGATTTCAACTCTTCTCGACGCTCTCACCGTCCAAGACGCGCCGCTCTGCTCTCGCCGGAGCTCGCCACCGGCTCTCATTGAAAATTAATGACTAGTGTCACTTTGATGCTCTCGCCGCCGGCGGTGTGAACACACAGTTAGGTAGTTAGATTAAAATTGTCCATGTGACCACAGTGGTTTACAGTTTATAGTGGTTCAGGGTTTAtgcaaaatattagaatatgccGTGTATATTTTGATCACATCCAACagtcttttaaatccattcactgattgttaatttttttatttaatttttacattattatttattattattattattaggctatcattattggttaaatgttttttattcattgttatgtagccctatttgctttattttccccTTCATTTCGTGTATCATTTctataggcctatattatgTTGTTAGCTATACTGTGTAAATACTTTAAATGCCAGATCATGCCAATAAAATGTGACTTTGACTGTATTGTAGCCGTGAATATAGGATAAATGAGCATCTGTTATTATTTGTAGACCCTCGTGCCCGTGACAGCATTTGAATGAAATtcgaataatttattattattaattggttgttaaaagaacatttaagctaaaaaaaaaaaaaaatccattcactGATATAGCCTagacaaaaacttaattttgttcatcattttatttaggttttataggcatattaataataataattattattattttttattattattattattattattataaagacacGATCAGAAGGCTGTGAGATGGGATGGATAAACGTTCATTATCATTAAATTAAGTTTGTTATCAAATTGATAATAACAAACTTGCTATAGTGGCAACATCTCGCAATATAGGCTATTTATAGCTTATTACATTGCGCGTGATGTTGACTATATAGACagcattcaaataataataatttcttaattcagcacttattttatcattcttaattccaggttgctatggtagcgcgcgttgtttacacatgtaactcgtggccacgagaaatagatgtcgttccctcaacataatgaagtcgtggccacgagaaaaatatcttgttccctcaccatatgatctcgaggtcacgactttacatcgcgtggccacgacataaggatgacgttacctcgacaaaacgatctcgtggccacgacatattatcacgttcccacgaattaatatcttgtggccacgacatattatcacgttcccacgagtttatatgtcgtggccacgacaaaactaagtgaaccgaacatgtcccctcccggtcaccgtacaaaacatacctaatcagcatatgttgtttttttcaacaggaataactgtccctaaccttacccgtatccacctcaatagcagcaaaagtgatttgcaatacaacatcatcacaataagtacattgtaccctatttatttatttatttatttattgatttatctagatatagttaaagacacctactgtaaagtgtgaccaaatcaCCTTGTTGTAACTTAACACATTACCTCTGCTGTGATCCAGTTAACCAACGGAGAGAAGTACTTGAAACACCGGAGTCCAAAACTTGACCATCCAGCGGGGCATTTCATGACTAAATCAACTGCATCGGGTACATAAATGTTAGGGCATTCGTAATATTCACAGCAaagaattattttatgtttgtgtgatTTTGTGCCTAAATTAGGTGTACTTTGACACTGTAAATCCCTCATTAATCATGTAAATATTAGTAAATGGAATAGAAAGggtttttacaattaaatgttttggttacTTTTTGCATTCCCCATGGAGAAGATGACGAAAAGAAGCATTAGACTTCTCAGCACTTGCCATGATGAACATGAAATGAACCTAAAAATGAATAAGCAGAAAACGTTAGATGTCTGCACTCATATACTGCACACTGTGGATTCTCAATGTATTTTAAAGACAAAGAACAAAGATACATTAGAAATGTTATTCAGTAGGTTTTTGTTCCCAAAACTCACCTTGGTTTGGTTGTCTCCTGTAGAATCTCAGAGGAAGATTTTGTGAAGTTCCAGAAACAGCTCTGCTTTTATACTTTACTTAACGTCAAGTGTGTGTGGGCTTATAGTCACGAGGATGACATGTGATTgtttgaaatgtagagtttatatacacaataaataaaatcctAATAAAGGATaatggggtaagatgagcctgtagaataaatgttatgttagctaaatatttttaagtacTTCAAATATTTATAGTTAAGTGTTAACCTGTTAACCTGCACCCCCGCTTTTGGAAAAATCCCAAgaaatgacatacccaaactaaaacagatacagttcatgaaccctttgcactaaaagcataagtaaggtctcatttgaaagcagacactttgcagtaaaatcaaaattaattgttgtaacaatgaagaaaatagtttaaaatagcttcaaagttttgaaaagttattagaaatttatttttatgaaatatctttattgaaataaaagtgaagttggccttttagcaatctagaaatgcactgcagctaaagccacatgtctgaccatgttacatttcaaatctgaagatgataagtttaaaactctgagttttattaaatgtttttcaagaccatgtcacgacactttatttagaaaagactctaaaatgttaactgatgtttattgtcgTCATCTAAGCATCTATTCAAGTGTATTGTCtatattgtgtttgtggtgctaactgccccattcagtttcagtctcccctgaacacattcacacctctccgGCCTGCTCATGGCTctaattattcttttcttttgtctatACAATTACTGATGTTCTATTCAAGAtgatttaatccctcatttctttcagaaaacttctcacttcaccttctttgaaactgtatctaatgcccttcttgaaaaaataaataaataaataaatcagtgagctgtacaattcaaaattatttatttgcattagctCAGAACAGGTGCATCTCTGGGCTCGTTACCgtgttagcttagcacaccaacaaaacacgacaatgtataagaTTAAAACCACGTTTTTGTTACAAACGTATAAGTCGAGTGTTTTACATaaccttctgtgatgtgatGTGGCTTCGGATCAAAtatcagacagaaaatatattattttaggctattctgcacaatgagaaaagctatctcgattagcattgcattattaatataatcTACTATTATAAATACCTGACATGGCGCGAAGGACACAGATAAACCACatatcgtcacaatcgtgtatttattacttcCAAAAGTGTCGATTTGCACACAATATAGATGATTATAGTATAGGATTATATAGCATAGCATAGCGATGGAAGACTGTTAGTTCCTGGGAGGTCACATCCCAGATAGCATGTAGTAATCGGCCCGAAAAGAAAGAACATTCTCTAATATGTATAATATCAAATCTATTTATAAGTAATGTagcaattaattattttatacgctttcatgtattttaaacgCATTTCACTTGGACGTGATCAAAACAATGGATTATTTACCAAGAGATATTAATGTTTGAGGTCATTTCGACAACATTCTGGTAAGCATCGACGCACATTTACATTTGTAGTATGTCTACTTAGCAGACGCTTATAAAGGAATTTTCTAAAGTTAACTTCACGTGACTGCCGCAAACGCGCGGCTTTCTTGCCTTGTCTGAAAACGTTCAATATGCCACTACAGCTAATAAACGGACAAAATCTTTTTCATCTTTGATCTAAGCATTGTTATGTGGATCTCGGGTGTT
Above is a genomic segment from Megalobrama amblycephala isolate DHTTF-2021 linkage group LG14, ASM1881202v1, whole genome shotgun sequence containing:
- the LOC125244391 gene encoding ladderlectin-like, with amino-acid sequence MSFLGIFPKAGVQVNRFISCSSWQVLRSLMLLFVIFSMGNAKIDLVMKCPAGWSSFGLRCFKYFSPLVNWITAERNCQGLGANLASVHNKLENEFLLGLLPPSSSRAWIGAHDAVQEGQWLWSDGTVNDFTNWCATEPNGSGKENCVDISWTSNRCWNDWTCAGQIGYICVTDA